A segment of the Psilocybe cubensis strain MGC-MH-2018 chromosome 5, whole genome shotgun sequence genome:
AGAATCAAAGAATGAATGAACGCCGAGGTTGTATCAGTTGCGGCGTCAACCATTACTCCACCTATATAACTAAATTCAATGAGTAAAAACGCATGGTTAATGTACCACAGGTGCACGGTTTGCGCTGCTCACCCTATCATTTCCCGACTCAGTCCGAGATCTATTTGATGCTCTAGGACACCTTGGATGATGCTTCCATCTATTTGACCACTCTCCAACCTCTTTTCTGCATGTTCAAGCAAGGAGAAGTATAAGGCTCTTTGCTGGCTGCGGGTCTTCCTCCAGAGCTTTTTCCACGGTGCGCAAAATTCAGAGAGATATTTCagaatgggtatgaggtcGACTGGAGTGGCTCCAGGTAATACAATCTTTGAGAAATGACGAAAGTATTGGGTAAATAATGTCAATTCTGGCGTATCATTTGTAGCTGCTGATTTTTCGTAAACCACAGAGATCGTCAGCGAGAATGCCAAACGATAAATATGAGAGCAAAGATCCTGAAAGACAGTGGATGAGAGAGGCTTGCATAAGCAAACAATGTACAGGGCCGTCACCTCCGGACTATGTAAAACATTGTACAAGAACTGTGTAGTTTCGGCCTCAGCAATTGGGAGATGAGCATGTACGGCCTGCGGAGACACCAGAGATTTTATGGCGTTGCGTCCAGCTTTCCAAAGGTGACTATCTGTATGTAAGCATTATACCAGTGTGGTTAGCGTACATTAGTTTCTAATGTCAATATAAAGAGACTACACTTGCCAGCAGGTGCAAATGGGAAAAAATTTCCTTCAGTGACAGCATGCATTGCGTGTAGAAAAGGGCGGTTCGACGTTTCACTCGCTCTGTCCTCTAGAAGCTCCTTCACAATTGTCGCATCCGAAAGAACGATTATTGTTTCATTCAATGCTTTCAACTGTTCCGGTAATTTACTCTCAGGCCCTtcacagaaagaaaagacacATACAGAGAAGATCCCTCCATATTGATTGGCCAACTTGCTAAATCTAATTAGCAGTAGTATACGTCGTATGTGTGCAACTTAGCGCTTATCAGATTGAGCAAAACAAGCCAATGACTCACTCAAGGAATGGAAATTTCAGCGGGATTTGGTGCATGTTGCCGACTATAGGAAATGTTGGAGGTCCGGGTGGTAAATTTTTGTCTCGTTTTCCAATCAGAAGCAGCTTGGAAATGATCCAAGCCATAGCACATGTAGTCAACAGCGCGACGAGCATCATAACACCTTGCCACCGAGCGGAACGCTGGTTAGAGGGTCAGTATCCTTTAGTAGTAACGGGGCTTTGTTGATGGTAGAAGTCTTTGGGAATTGTGCCTAGAGGAAAGGAAGAGTCGATTTGAAGCCTTATAAAACATGGGTTTGTGGCACTCAGGAATGACAGAAGGATAAACGATGTATAGGGCTACCAGTGCTCAGGTGCGTCAGAAGAAGCAGTGAAAATGATCAATCAATCATTTAACGCTTTGGAACATTCTTGAAACGCCTTACTTGAAGTGAAATGAATGGGGTACTTTGATAGTTTTCCATTTTGGTAGACTGGAGGTGGCAGCATATATACTAAAAATAGGAGCTTTGGTGGACCCCATGTTCTGCCCATCACTTAAAGTTAAACACGGCATCTAGTCTCTGGAATCCCACCGTCATTCAGGAGAGGGCACGAAAAAGTTAAaattttagtctttttttGGAACCTCTCCCCGTGGGGGGCATAAGGCCCAATTGTTTCCGAAGTTTCGAAATCTATCTCTGATGAAGATAGGGGCGTTATATATGAGTGAGGACACTTGCAGGTCAAGTGAGTGCAGGGACTTCGAACTCTTAGTAGTCTACCAGCAAATTTATTCAGCATAACAGTGATAGATTATACATATTGTGTAGATCTTGAAATAACATTTTACCTTGAACCCCACCCAGTAGACCCACTGCCAGTTAAACAGGATCAAGTTTATTGTATGCATTCTCAATGACATCCATTCTTTGATTATCCCTGGGGGTGATTTTACACCTAAAGGGCTTAGGCGATAAAGTAATTCCCTTGCGTAGATGGTTACATGTAATGCATGTATGTGATGTAGGGGTCCACTCACGTCTTTGTACTCGACTTCTATTTCTCTCCAGTGCTGGGTTACCTCACCATCAATCGGGGAAATGTCGAATGCCCAAAGAAGACGCATGACGGCAAGACTCTGTCAGCAATGATTAGAGCGAACACAACTTCGAGCGACAATGACTATACAATGTTTGATTTTGCGAGGTGGATTCCGGGGCATATTCGCTAAATAAAAGGGAAGCCGGCATTCAATGTGCCGTATATTCTATTGAAAGTGAAGGTCTAGAAACGTACCTTACCACACCCAAACATAAAGTTTAGACCGATCGTGTAACCTTTGTTAAGGCCTGGCTTTGTCCCATCTGGCGTCATCAAGTACCTCTCTGGCCAAAACTCTTCCGGCCGTTCAAACAGTTCTGAAAAATGCTTTTAAACATCGATAATAATTAAACAGCAACACATTACACACCAGGGTCGTGCATCATTCCCCCTAAGAACGGTAGAAATACTTAGACGGTGCCCAAGTTAACGGGGTAATTGACGTACACATGTTAATGAAGATTGTAGCACCCATTGGAATGATATATTCATCATACTTGGAATGACAAATGTCAAGACGCACACCAATCCGCAGAAGGAATATTTCCTCACTTGAAAGTCTTTTCCTGCAGCGTGCGGTACTCCACTTGGACCAACAGATCTTATACGAAACACCTAGTTGATTCAAATGTCACCAATTTTCAAAATGCAAATCTAAAGTGGTACAAAGAGCAAACCTCTTTTATTAATGCTTGAACGTATGGCAAGTGATCTATATCGGAGGCAAATGGAAGTCTTTCCCGACTGACAACAGCGTCAAGTTCCTCTTGCGCTTTTTGCAGAGACTCAGGTGATTTGAGAAGGCAAAGAATTAAGGATTGGATAAGCGCCGCTGAAGTCTCAGTACCTCCATCCAACATGACTCCTCCAATATACCTAAATGTTGCGAGGTCAGTCCTAATAAAAAAATGCAACTGTAACACCCACCCTAGCATTTCCCTGTTTACCACATCACCTGGCATTTTTTCCAAGAGGCCTTCCATAATAGTCCCTCCACCTACTGGGCCATGTCTGAATTCCTGCTCCGTGTGATCAAGCAGGGAGAAATACAACATTCGCTGAAGTTGACGTGTCTTTCTCCAGAGTTTTTTCCACGGCGCCCAGCGCTCTGGAACGTATTTGAGAACAGGGAAGAGATCTACCGGAGCCGCATCGCCAGGTGAAAGCATCTTTGTAAAATGGTGGAAATAGTCGCAAAAAAGGGTAAAATCTTGAGAGTCGATCCTAGGAGCAGGCTTCCCATAGAGAACCGATGCCATAAACGAGTACGTGAAACGAGTGATATGGGTGTAGATGTGCTGCAGAACTCGTATCAGTATCCGGAACGGGAAAATAAGTGGTATCGGGTCGTGTACTTCGGGTTGGTGTAAGATGTCGTACAATAACCGTGCCGACTCTTTCTCAGCAACATGAAGATGAGTTTGGACAGCTTGAAGTGAGACCAGAGACTGCATTGCCTTGCGCCCAAATTTCCAAACCTGACTCTCTATACAAGTATCAGCGCAAGCAATAGTTCAACATTTAAGAATTCATGGACTGGCAGCACCCACCGGATCCCGAGAATGCAAAGTAGTTCCCGCCAGTAACAACATCTAACGTGTGTGTATAAGGACGCTCGGAAGTCTCGTTAGCTCGATCTTCTAAAATTTCCTTAACAATTTTTGCGTTTGATAACACGATAATGGTCTCGTTAGCAATTTTCAGCTATTACACATATATCAATGCAGCTCAGAGGCTGGTTGCGAGTAAAACGTACAGAGAAAATTCCCCCGTAGTCTTTTGCCCATTCAGTAAACCTGGATCATCGCCTGAAATCAGCGGTAAAGAAAACGAGTAATGCAGGCAAGGTCGCACTTGAGAAAAGCGAATTTGCTGGGAATCATATGAATATTGCCGAGTAGTGCAGAAAGGTTCGTCCACGAGTTTTTTTCGCGCGGACAGTCTGGCGGACAGTCCGCCGGACTCTGGGTGTATCGTGGGTATTTGTGACCATAGTGTGACCTCCGGGCCACGTCGGGGGCCCACTTGCATGGTCACTGTTCGAGGCAGCGAGCTCAATGCTTTCCAACAATGCCCCGCCGCTTGATGCGCTACACGGCGCACGCATTGTTGTTGCCACTTGACACTACTGCCAAACACGTGAGAATTGGGCCGGCTTATTGCGGcttcttttccatttttggATATTGTGGCTGGCCCAACGCAGCCACTCGTGTTTAGACGCGCTTTGTAGCGCCAAAGCTAGAAATCTCTGCATTGACATACTATGTAGCTCTCTATAGGGAGATATATGTAATATGACAACCGAAAATCTATAAATTTGGCACAAGTTCTTGAGTTTTAGAGCATAGTTTTAGCAATGAACCCAGATAACCTACCTCCTGATCCTACTATATCACCTATTGGTCTTTGTCCAGGAAGATCCAACCGCCCATGTGGAAGACCTATGCCACCTATAGCTATATACAAAGCTACTGGATCTCCTTCCAAGAGGCATTTGAAAGGATCTCTCTGTCAAACTGTATGTGTTATTAACTTAGCTTATTGTGCAAGTCTAATTAATTGTCTAGTGTTCTGATTATAGGTGTTTGTACACCTATCATCATAC
Coding sequences within it:
- a CDS encoding Cytochrome P450 monooxygenase (Cytochrome P450 monooxygenase ARMGADRAFT_1018417); this encodes MQVGPRRGPEVTLWSQIPTIHPESGGLSARLSARKKLVDEPFCTTRQYSYDSQQIRFSQLKIANETIIVLSNAKIVKEILEDRANETSERPYTHTLDVVTGGNYFAFSGSESQVWKFGRKAMQSLVSLQAVQTHLHVAEKESARLLYDILHQPEVHDPIPLIFPFRILIRVLQHIYTHITRFTYSFMASVLYGKPAPRIDSQDFTLFCDYFHHFTKMLSPGDAAPVDLFPVLKYVPERWAPWKKLWRKTRQLQRMLYFSLLDHTEQEFRHGPVGGGTIMEGLLEKMPGDVVNREMLGTDLATFRYIGGVMLDGGTETSAALIQSLILCLLKSPESLQKAQEELDAVVSRERLPFASDIDHLPYVQALIKEVFRIRSVGPSGVPHAAGKDFQYDEYIIPMGATIFINMWGMMHDPELFERPEEFWPERYLMTPDGTKPGLNKGYTIGLNFMFGCGKSLAVMRLLWAFDISPIDGEVTQHWREIEVEYKDV